The following proteins are encoded in a genomic region of Streptomyces lunaelactis:
- a CDS encoding YoaK family protein, whose translation METKPGLDLTSVMAVLTLATGMVEAVSLLALGPVFTAMQTGNVLFLGFALIGEGGVSAVATSLSLGAFVVGNIVGARLESVMDAHGRRWFDIALFTEAALLAVAGFTAWGLDMADGPPSARHVVTTAVVALAIGMRNVTAMRAKVPDMTTTVATRTITALVSGSPLGHDAAMGYGSGASGRRSIGVLTLFAGGILGAWLLHLDWSPTAVLLMVAALVLVLAAAFATTARHSLPMAT comes from the coding sequence TTGGAGACGAAGCCCGGGCTCGATCTGACCTCCGTCATGGCAGTGCTGACGCTGGCGACGGGCATGGTCGAAGCCGTCAGCCTCCTCGCGCTGGGACCCGTCTTCACCGCGATGCAGACGGGCAACGTGCTCTTCCTCGGATTCGCGCTCATCGGTGAGGGCGGGGTGTCCGCTGTGGCGACATCCCTGTCACTGGGGGCATTCGTCGTCGGCAACATCGTCGGCGCCCGGCTGGAGTCGGTGATGGACGCCCACGGGCGCCGGTGGTTCGACATCGCGCTGTTCACGGAAGCGGCGCTGCTCGCCGTCGCGGGCTTCACGGCGTGGGGCCTCGACATGGCGGACGGCCCGCCGTCCGCCCGCCATGTCGTGACGACGGCCGTGGTGGCACTCGCCATAGGGATGCGCAATGTGACCGCGATGCGCGCCAAGGTGCCGGACATGACCACCACCGTGGCCACCCGGACGATCACCGCGCTGGTCAGCGGCTCGCCTCTCGGGCACGACGCGGCGATGGGCTACGGCAGCGGTGCCTCGGGCCGCCGGAGCATCGGCGTCCTCACGCTGTTCGCGGGTGGCATCCTCGGCGCGTGGCTGCTCCACCTGGACTGGTCACCGACGGCGGTGCTGCTCATGGTGGCCGCCCTCGTCCTCGTCCTCGCCGCCGCGTTCGCCACCACCGCGCGGCACAGCCTGCCGATGGCGACGTGA
- a CDS encoding glycoside hydrolase family 13 protein: protein MLTALPAVLGRNSRTATAWWRDAVIYQVYVRSFLDSTGDGIGDLAGVRAGLPYLRKLGVDGIWLSPFYPSPQHDHGYDVANYRDVDPVYGDLAEFDLLMADARRLGLKLLLDIVPNHCSSEHPWFREALAAGPGSAARTRFHFADGRGPAGAEPPNNWRAMFGGPAWSRITEPDGTPGQWYLHLFTPEQPDLNWRNPEIGDSFEEVLRFWLDRGVDGFRIDVAAGLFKHPRLPDSADPDADERSRDSVNPLAWNQPEVHDVWRRWRSVCEEYTARDGDERLLVGEVSVPTAREHAEYVRPDELHQAFFFDLLSAPWDAAAFRETITDAIRDIAGTGSTVTWVLNNHDQVRTVTRYAGEPGVEASGLGAARARAAALLMLALPGAAYVYQGEELGLPEVMDLPDDVLTDPIFHRTGSRKHIRDGCRVPLPWSGHASPFGFSQGAAGARPWLPQPEWFAEHATDRALADTRSFWHLYREGLQLRCSLPQLGEGSLRWLDSPPQVLAMVRGDGLICAVNFGSEPVPAPVVGTPLLSSGPCPAGVLPGATTAWWTGDCPTP from the coding sequence ATGCTCACAGCCCTTCCGGCCGTCCTCGGCCGCAACTCCCGCACGGCCACCGCGTGGTGGCGCGACGCGGTGATCTACCAGGTCTACGTCCGCAGCTTCCTCGACAGCACCGGGGACGGCATCGGCGACCTGGCCGGCGTACGGGCCGGACTTCCGTACCTGCGGAAGCTCGGTGTCGACGGGATCTGGCTCAGCCCGTTCTATCCGTCCCCCCAGCACGACCACGGCTACGACGTCGCGAACTACCGCGACGTCGACCCCGTCTACGGCGACCTGGCCGAGTTCGACCTGCTGATGGCCGACGCCCGCCGGCTCGGGCTCAAACTGCTGCTCGACATCGTTCCCAACCACTGCTCCAGCGAGCACCCGTGGTTCCGCGAGGCGCTCGCCGCCGGCCCCGGCAGCGCCGCCCGCACCCGGTTCCACTTCGCCGACGGCCGCGGACCGGCGGGTGCGGAGCCGCCCAACAACTGGCGGGCGATGTTCGGCGGGCCCGCCTGGAGCCGGATCACCGAGCCCGACGGCACCCCGGGGCAGTGGTATCTGCACCTGTTCACTCCGGAGCAGCCCGACCTCAACTGGCGCAATCCCGAGATCGGCGACTCCTTCGAGGAGGTCCTCCGCTTCTGGCTGGACCGGGGCGTCGACGGCTTCCGTATCGATGTCGCCGCCGGTCTCTTCAAGCACCCGAGGCTGCCCGACTCGGCCGACCCCGACGCCGACGAGCGCTCCCGGGACTCGGTGAACCCGCTGGCCTGGAACCAGCCCGAGGTCCACGACGTGTGGCGGCGCTGGCGGTCGGTGTGCGAGGAGTACACGGCACGGGACGGCGACGAGCGGCTGCTGGTCGGCGAGGTCTCCGTACCGACCGCGCGCGAACACGCCGAGTACGTACGGCCCGACGAACTGCACCAGGCGTTCTTCTTCGATCTGCTCAGCGCCCCCTGGGACGCCGCCGCCTTCCGGGAGACGATCACCGATGCGATACGGGACATCGCCGGGACCGGCTCGACGGTCACCTGGGTCCTCAACAACCACGACCAGGTCCGCACGGTCACGCGCTACGCGGGCGAGCCGGGCGTGGAGGCCAGTGGGCTGGGAGCCGCACGGGCCCGCGCCGCCGCGCTGCTGATGCTGGCGCTGCCCGGCGCCGCGTACGTCTACCAGGGCGAGGAGCTCGGTCTGCCGGAGGTCATGGACCTGCCGGACGATGTGCTCACCGACCCGATCTTCCACCGGACGGGCAGCCGCAAGCACATCAGGGACGGCTGCCGGGTGCCGCTGCCCTGGTCCGGGCACGCCTCCCCGTTCGGCTTCAGCCAGGGCGCGGCCGGGGCCCGGCCCTGGCTGCCGCAGCCCGAGTGGTTCGCCGAACACGCCACCGACCGGGCCCTGGCCGACACCCGCTCGTTCTGGCACCTCTACCGCGAGGGACTTCAACTGCGGTGCAGCCTGCCCCAGTTGGGTGAGGGCAGCCTGCGCTGGCTGGACTCGCCCCCGCAGGTCCTGGCCATGGTCCGGGGCGACGGGCTGATCTGCGCGGTCAACTTCGGCAGCGAGCCCGTGCCCGCCCCCGTCGTCGGCACTCCTCTTCTCTCCAGCGGCCCGTGCCCGGCCGGTGTGCTCCCCGGAGCGACCACCGCCTGGTGGACGGGCGACTGCCCCACCCCCTGA
- a CDS encoding ABC transporter substrate-binding protein, with protein sequence MRRLTTGRRTAAAGSAVLALALGATACGGSPGPASGKELGGQTVTVAGVWTGSEQKNFRKVLDAFTEQTGAKTVFVPTGDNVSTFVGSKIEGGNAPDVAMVPQVGVLQQFAKEGWLAPLSQKTATTAGANLAEVWKNYGTVDKTYYGLYFKAAHKSTVWYSPSAFEQAGVAEPKTYPDMLKAGHTLADSGLPGFSVAGEDGWTLTDWFENIYLSQAGPEKYDQLAAHTLPWTDASVVTALTTLGEIFKDKQLVAGGSAGALRTDFPGSVEQVFGPEPKAGMVYEGDFVGGMAKDDFGKKLGEDAKFFPFPGVGSGKTPVVSGGDAAVVLKDGKNQKAAQRLLEFLATPEAAAVWAGAGGFVSPNKDVNPASYADDTTRATAASLVAAGDTVRFDMSDQAPAAFGGTKGAGEWKLLQDFLRDPSDPKATAAALEAAAAKAYKN encoded by the coding sequence ATGCGACGACTCACCACAGGCCGACGGACAGCGGCGGCCGGATCGGCAGTGCTCGCCCTCGCGCTGGGCGCGACGGCGTGCGGCGGCTCGCCCGGCCCGGCGAGCGGCAAGGAGCTCGGCGGCCAGACCGTGACCGTCGCCGGCGTCTGGACCGGCAGCGAGCAGAAGAACTTCCGCAAGGTGCTCGACGCGTTCACCGAGCAGACCGGCGCCAAGACGGTCTTCGTGCCCACCGGTGACAACGTCTCCACCTTCGTCGGCAGCAAGATCGAGGGCGGCAACGCCCCGGACGTGGCGATGGTGCCCCAGGTCGGCGTGCTCCAGCAGTTCGCCAAGGAGGGCTGGCTCGCACCGCTGTCGCAGAAGACCGCGACGACCGCCGGCGCCAACCTCGCCGAGGTATGGAAGAACTACGGCACGGTGGACAAGACGTACTACGGCCTCTACTTCAAGGCCGCTCACAAGTCGACCGTCTGGTACAGCCCGAGCGCGTTCGAGCAGGCCGGAGTCGCGGAGCCGAAGACCTATCCGGACATGCTCAAGGCGGGCCACACGCTCGCGGACTCGGGCCTTCCCGGTTTCTCCGTCGCCGGTGAGGACGGCTGGACGCTCACCGACTGGTTCGAGAACATCTACCTCTCCCAGGCGGGACCCGAGAAGTACGACCAGCTCGCCGCCCACACCCTGCCGTGGACCGACGCCAGTGTGGTCACGGCGCTCACCACGCTGGGCGAGATCTTCAAGGACAAGCAGCTCGTCGCCGGCGGCTCCGCGGGCGCGCTGCGCACCGACTTCCCGGGCTCGGTCGAGCAGGTCTTCGGCCCGGAGCCCAAGGCCGGCATGGTCTACGAGGGCGACTTCGTCGGCGGCATGGCCAAGGACGACTTCGGCAAGAAGCTCGGCGAGGACGCCAAGTTCTTCCCGTTCCCCGGGGTCGGCAGCGGCAAGACACCGGTGGTGAGCGGCGGCGACGCGGCCGTCGTGCTCAAGGACGGCAAGAACCAGAAGGCGGCGCAGCGGCTGCTGGAGTTCCTGGCCACTCCCGAAGCGGCGGCGGTGTGGGCCGGTGCGGGCGGCTTCGTCTCCCCCAACAAGGACGTGAACCCCGCCTCGTACGCCGACGACACCACCCGCGCCACGGCCGCATCTCTGGTCGCGGCGGGTGACACGGTCCGCTTCGACATGTCGGACCAGGCCCCGGCCGCGTTCGGCGGCACCAAGGGCGCGGGCGAGTGGAAGCTCCTCCAGGACTTCCTGCGCGACCCCTCGGACCCGAAGGCCACCGCGGCCGCGCTGGAAGCCGCGGCCGCCAAGGCCTACAAGAACTGA
- a CDS encoding VOC family protein: MDKESGAAAAAGVTSSREVFGAPCWVNLMTRDLKDAQEFYGAVLGWRFRRTRLGAGFSLAVSNGAPVASIGALEAALHAPAGWTPYFAVTDVDVSAARIRERSATVAVGPLRFPVGRGALAADRDGAVFGIWEGELIPDWLTWRKNAPAWLRLRTRNAFEAAIFYAEVLDWASEQAGCCQVDYEGDEVVLRQEGHVVARLSSGAVETAPDPLIQPRWHVHFPVADVEATVEAARRHGGSVLGRQTTPSGVTEVKLRDADGALFTVAGRPARGDARQPAGTGT; this comes from the coding sequence ATGGACAAGGAATCAGGTGCGGCGGCGGCCGCAGGTGTGACATCGAGCCGTGAGGTCTTCGGCGCGCCGTGCTGGGTCAATCTGATGACTCGCGACCTCAAGGACGCGCAGGAGTTCTACGGCGCGGTCCTCGGGTGGCGATTCCGGAGGACCCGACTCGGGGCCGGCTTCAGTCTCGCTGTCTCCAACGGCGCGCCGGTCGCCAGTATCGGCGCCCTCGAGGCCGCCCTGCACGCCCCGGCCGGCTGGACGCCGTACTTCGCGGTCACTGATGTGGATGTGTCCGCCGCGCGTATCCGGGAACGCAGCGCCACCGTCGCCGTGGGGCCGCTCCGCTTCCCTGTGGGCCGTGGCGCCCTGGCAGCGGACCGGGACGGCGCCGTCTTCGGCATCTGGGAGGGCGAGCTCATCCCCGACTGGCTGACCTGGCGCAAGAACGCGCCCGCCTGGCTGCGCCTGCGGACCCGGAACGCCTTCGAAGCCGCGATCTTCTACGCAGAAGTGCTCGACTGGGCGTCCGAGCAGGCAGGCTGCTGTCAGGTCGACTACGAAGGGGACGAGGTCGTACTGCGCCAGGAGGGGCACGTGGTCGCCCGCCTCAGCTCCGGTGCCGTCGAAACGGCACCGGATCCGCTGATCCAGCCCCGGTGGCACGTCCACTTCCCTGTCGCCGACGTGGAGGCCACCGTCGAGGCGGCGCGCCGCCATGGCGGCTCTGTCCTCGGGCGGCAGACCACGCCCAGCGGCGTCACGGAGGTCAAGCTGCGCGACGCCGACGGGGCGTTGTTCACCGTTGCCGGCCGCCCTGCTCGGGGCGATGCGCGTCAGCCGGCCGGAACCGGGACCTGA
- a CDS encoding ATP-binding protein, with translation MYIPAACRYTLEVQATTERIPQVRRILAAHLRHWHLEQHITPVCRAVDELVGNVVHHASGDKRCVVELRWTGRHLIASVADTDRRMPRVTSSSPSKGGLATVAVLSDSWGTCGTATGKVIWFSRRVKAAERIVRATPVAMPPMSEFRLPPTSPQVPVPAG, from the coding sequence ATGTATATCCCGGCCGCCTGCCGCTACACCTTGGAAGTGCAGGCAACCACAGAGCGAATTCCCCAGGTCCGGCGCATTCTCGCAGCGCATCTGAGGCACTGGCATCTCGAGCAGCACATCACTCCCGTATGCCGAGCGGTCGACGAGCTCGTCGGGAATGTCGTCCATCATGCGTCCGGCGACAAGAGGTGTGTGGTGGAGCTGCGCTGGACGGGGCGGCACCTGATCGCGTCCGTGGCGGACACGGACCGCCGGATGCCTCGGGTAACCAGTTCCTCCCCCTCGAAGGGCGGACTCGCCACCGTCGCGGTACTCAGCGACAGCTGGGGTACGTGCGGTACGGCCACGGGCAAGGTCATCTGGTTCAGCAGGCGGGTGAAGGCAGCCGAGCGCATCGTGCGGGCCACGCCGGTCGCGATGCCGCCCATGAGCGAGTTCCGGCTGCCGCCCACGAGCCCTCAGGTCCCGGTTCCGGCCGGCTGA
- a CDS encoding MurR/RpiR family transcriptional regulator: MPSGQQARAQASAITPGRQSPEAEPAPTDRVLALFGGHRLSPAQRRIAQYLVDHLTEAAFLSITELAERVGVSQPSVTRFASSLGFSGFPALREALQPIALSAVAGSPDTREEIRRNELQAAVDTEIENLETLRRLLADPNQVLDIGRELARSTPLTILGLRISVSLAEYFAYAARRIHPDVRLVTRGGSVAYDALLQSREAGGTWVLAFAMPRHANETLAAMRAARRTGLRVALITDLTLGPLVDEADVALTAGTGSRLVFDSYAAPVVLSAAVLQAMADADPERTQVRLEGYEQVADQHDFFLED, encoded by the coding sequence GTGCCATCAGGGCAGCAGGCACGCGCACAGGCGTCTGCGATCACGCCGGGCAGGCAGTCTCCGGAAGCCGAGCCGGCTCCCACGGACAGGGTTCTCGCCCTGTTCGGCGGCCACCGGCTGTCTCCCGCACAGCGGCGCATCGCGCAGTACCTGGTCGACCACCTCACCGAGGCCGCGTTCCTGTCGATCACGGAACTGGCGGAACGGGTGGGTGTGAGCCAGCCGTCGGTGACCCGCTTCGCCTCCTCCCTGGGTTTCAGCGGCTTCCCCGCGCTCCGGGAGGCCCTGCAGCCCATCGCGCTCAGCGCGGTCGCCGGTTCCCCGGACACCCGGGAGGAGATCCGCCGCAATGAGCTGCAGGCGGCCGTCGACACCGAGATCGAGAACCTGGAGACCCTGCGACGCCTTCTCGCCGACCCCAATCAGGTGCTCGACATCGGCCGTGAGCTGGCCCGGTCGACACCGCTGACGATTCTGGGACTGCGGATCTCCGTATCGCTGGCGGAGTACTTCGCCTATGCCGCGCGGCGGATTCATCCCGACGTACGCCTGGTGACCCGCGGGGGCAGCGTCGCCTACGACGCGCTGCTCCAGTCGCGGGAGGCGGGCGGTACCTGGGTGCTGGCGTTCGCGATGCCGAGGCACGCCAACGAAACCCTGGCAGCGATGCGGGCTGCCCGCAGGACAGGGCTGCGCGTCGCGCTGATCACCGATCTGACACTCGGGCCGCTCGTGGACGAGGCCGATGTGGCACTCACCGCCGGCACCGGCTCGCGTCTCGTCTTCGACTCGTATGCGGCGCCTGTGGTGCTCTCCGCGGCCGTCCTCCAGGCCATGGCCGATGCCGATCCCGAGCGCACACAGGTCCGTCTGGAGGGCTACGAGCAGGTCGCTGACCAGCACGACTTCTTCCTCGAGGACTGA
- a CDS encoding PHP domain-containing protein, whose translation MRPVAALERIAFLLERSGADSYRPQAFRAAAAALAPMSDAEIAERAAAGSLESVRGIGPKTAKVVREALAGDVPEYLQRLEREIEAAVLPTEGGTELRALLRGDCHLHSDWSDGGSSIEAMGRGAIAVGHEWAVLTDHSPRLTVARGLSAERLREQLEIVAELNRQWSPFRLLTGIECDILPDGSLDQEPELLDRLDLVVASVHSELRMKSADMTRRLVAAVTNPLTDVLGHCTGRLVTGKGRPESQFDAEAVFAACAAHGTAVEINSRPERLDPPLRLLRLAVAAGAFFAIDTDAHAPGQLEWQIIGCARAEACEVPAQRVINARSAAELLDWTDSQQAQTRKIT comes from the coding sequence ATGCGACCCGTCGCGGCACTGGAACGGATCGCGTTTCTGCTGGAGCGCTCCGGAGCGGACAGCTACCGGCCCCAGGCCTTCCGCGCCGCCGCCGCGGCCCTGGCTCCGATGTCCGACGCCGAGATCGCCGAACGTGCGGCGGCGGGGTCGCTGGAATCCGTCAGAGGCATCGGCCCGAAGACGGCGAAAGTCGTACGGGAAGCCCTGGCCGGCGACGTACCGGAGTACCTTCAGCGGCTGGAGCGAGAGATCGAGGCGGCCGTTTTGCCGACCGAAGGCGGAACCGAGCTGCGTGCTCTTCTGCGCGGCGACTGTCATCTGCACTCGGACTGGTCGGACGGCGGCAGCTCCATCGAGGCGATGGGCCGTGGAGCGATCGCTGTGGGCCACGAGTGGGCCGTACTCACCGACCATTCGCCCCGGCTGACCGTCGCACGTGGCCTCTCGGCCGAGCGGCTGCGCGAGCAGCTGGAGATCGTGGCGGAGCTGAACCGGCAATGGTCCCCGTTCCGGCTGCTGACCGGCATCGAGTGCGACATTCTGCCGGACGGCTCGCTCGACCAGGAACCGGAACTCCTCGACCGGCTCGACCTCGTGGTCGCCTCGGTCCATTCCGAACTGCGCATGAAATCAGCGGACATGACGCGGCGTCTGGTCGCCGCGGTGACGAACCCGCTGACCGATGTGCTCGGCCACTGCACAGGCCGGCTCGTCACGGGCAAGGGGCGGCCGGAGTCGCAGTTCGACGCTGAGGCGGTCTTCGCCGCCTGCGCGGCTCACGGCACTGCCGTGGAGATCAACAGCCGGCCCGAGCGGCTGGATCCCCCGCTGCGACTCCTCCGGCTCGCCGTGGCCGCCGGAGCCTTCTTCGCCATCGACACCGACGCGCACGCGCCGGGACAGCTCGAATGGCAGATCATCGGTTGCGCACGCGCGGAGGCCTGCGAGGTCCCCGCTCAGCGGGTGATCAACGCCCGGAGCGCGGCCGAGCTGCTCGACTGGACAGACAGCCAACAGGCACAGACGCGCAAAATTACCTAA
- a CDS encoding carbohydrate ABC transporter permease: MSGHSTIERQPSQPVAKGPVHVPDLPRAPRRRPVDRLGTWLGNGAVQALLIVVALIWITPLAGLFLSSMRSEQDNAAEGWWTALTDPGQLSLDNYTALFENSGITQSFWNTVLISVPTTALVVAIAALAGYAFAWLEFPGRNAIFLVVVGLLVVPVQIGLLPVAKLFGAVGLFGTIPGVILFHVAYGLPFAIFLLRNYFAEIPREMLEAARMDGGGEWRIFSRLILPLGRPALASLAIFQFLWVWNDMLVALLFADSESQPLTVALQSEMRQFGSNIGVLAPGAFLSLVVPLVVFFAFQRHFVQGVMAGSVK, from the coding sequence ATGAGCGGGCACAGCACCATCGAGCGCCAGCCGTCCCAGCCGGTCGCCAAGGGCCCGGTCCACGTCCCCGACCTGCCGCGTGCGCCGCGCCGGCGTCCCGTGGACCGGCTCGGCACGTGGCTCGGCAACGGAGCGGTCCAGGCCCTGCTGATCGTGGTCGCACTCATCTGGATCACCCCGCTGGCCGGGCTGTTCCTGTCCTCGATGCGCTCCGAGCAGGACAACGCGGCCGAGGGCTGGTGGACGGCGCTGACCGATCCCGGGCAGCTGTCCCTGGACAACTACACGGCGTTGTTCGAGAACTCCGGCATCACGCAGTCCTTCTGGAACACCGTGCTGATCTCGGTGCCCACCACCGCGCTGGTGGTCGCCATCGCGGCGCTGGCCGGGTACGCCTTCGCCTGGCTGGAGTTCCCCGGCCGCAACGCGATCTTCCTGGTGGTCGTGGGACTTCTGGTGGTGCCGGTCCAGATCGGTCTGCTCCCCGTGGCCAAACTGTTCGGCGCCGTAGGACTGTTCGGCACGATCCCGGGTGTGATCCTCTTCCATGTCGCGTACGGGCTGCCTTTCGCGATCTTCCTGCTCCGCAACTACTTCGCGGAGATCCCGCGCGAGATGCTGGAGGCCGCACGGATGGACGGCGGCGGGGAGTGGCGGATCTTCTCCCGGCTGATCCTGCCGCTGGGCCGCCCCGCCCTGGCCAGCCTGGCGATCTTCCAGTTCCTCTGGGTCTGGAACGACATGCTGGTCGCGCTGCTCTTCGCGGACAGCGAGTCCCAGCCGCTCACCGTCGCCCTCCAGTCGGAGATGCGGCAGTTCGGCAGCAACATCGGGGTGCTGGCGCCGGGTGCCTTCCTCTCCCTGGTGGTGCCGCTGGTCGTCTTCTTCGCCTTCCAACGGCACTTCGTGCAGGGAGTGATGGCGGGCTCGGTCAAGTAG
- a CDS encoding carbohydrate ABC transporter permease → MAVTTSAPAANPRRRAQRAKRNIAVVFVLPALLLLGALVVYPVVFSAGRSLFDASGERFVGGENYVEIFSDPATLTAIRNSTIWVVVAPVLLTGLGLVLAVLTERVRWATAFKLVLFLPMAVSFLAAGIIFRLAYEEDPDRGVLNAVAVGVHDAFDDRSAYPTARAREDQGLTKATGGAYSTTDAVRPGQWVSLGFVGVAPDKMPTEARPAAASTAAPADEVRGVVYLDFTPGGGGTAGKVDPAEKGLPGMSVEAVRDGKVAATATTAADGSFNFRTLDAGSYTVRLPAENFAAPYQGISWLGPALVTPAIIGAYLWIWTGFSMVLIGAGLASLPRDALEAARMDGATEWQIFRKITVPLLAPVLTVVFVTLVINVMKVFDLVYIIAPGPVQEEANVLATRMWLVSFGGGNNQGLGSALSVLLLVLVLPAMIFNVRRFRRSGK, encoded by the coding sequence ATGGCAGTCACCACATCCGCCCCGGCCGCGAATCCGCGGCGGCGGGCCCAGCGTGCGAAGCGGAACATCGCGGTGGTGTTCGTCCTGCCCGCCCTGCTGCTGCTCGGCGCGCTGGTCGTCTATCCGGTGGTGTTCTCCGCCGGCCGGAGCCTGTTCGACGCGAGCGGCGAACGGTTCGTCGGCGGGGAGAACTACGTCGAGATATTCAGCGATCCCGCCACCCTCACCGCGATCCGCAACAGCACCATCTGGGTGGTCGTCGCCCCGGTTCTGCTGACCGGTCTCGGCCTGGTGCTCGCCGTGCTCACCGAGAGGGTGCGCTGGGCGACCGCCTTCAAGCTCGTGCTCTTCCTGCCCATGGCCGTGTCGTTCCTCGCCGCCGGCATCATCTTCCGGCTCGCCTACGAGGAGGACCCGGACCGGGGCGTACTCAACGCCGTGGCCGTCGGCGTCCACGACGCCTTCGACGACCGCTCGGCCTACCCGACCGCGAGGGCACGGGAGGACCAGGGCCTGACCAAGGCCACGGGCGGGGCCTACAGCACGACCGACGCGGTGCGCCCCGGGCAGTGGGTCAGTCTCGGCTTCGTCGGTGTGGCACCCGACAAGATGCCCACCGAGGCCCGGCCCGCTGCCGCCTCCACCGCCGCGCCCGCCGACGAGGTACGGGGTGTGGTCTACCTCGACTTCACTCCGGGCGGCGGCGGTACGGCGGGCAAGGTCGACCCGGCCGAGAAGGGCCTGCCGGGGATGTCGGTCGAGGCGGTACGGGACGGAAAGGTCGCCGCGACGGCCACCACCGCCGCGGACGGCTCGTTCAACTTCCGCACTCTGGATGCCGGTTCGTACACCGTCCGGCTCCCGGCGGAGAACTTCGCGGCGCCCTACCAGGGCATCTCCTGGCTCGGCCCGGCCCTGGTGACCCCGGCCATCATCGGTGCCTATCTGTGGATCTGGACCGGCTTCTCGATGGTGCTGATCGGTGCCGGCCTGGCCTCACTCCCCCGGGACGCCCTGGAGGCGGCCCGGATGGACGGCGCCACCGAGTGGCAGATCTTCCGGAAGATCACCGTGCCGCTGCTCGCTCCGGTGCTGACCGTGGTCTTCGTGACCCTGGTGATCAACGTGATGAAGGTCTTCGACCTCGTCTACATCATCGCGCCGGGACCGGTCCAGGAAGAGGCCAATGTGCTGGCGACCCGGATGTGGCTGGTCTCCTTCGGCGGCGGCAACAACCAGGGACTCGGCAGCGCCCTGAGCGTGCTGCTGCTCGTACTGGTCCTGCCCGCCATGATCTTCAACGTCCGGCGCTTCCGAAGGAGCGGAAAATGA
- a CDS encoding FUSC family protein has protein sequence MRDVRESLRELPAELVSRRRDPAVVQTVRSTAAATLAYVVALQLSSEPAPLTAPLTALLVVQVTLYSTLTTGIRRVNSVVAGVLIAVGFSELVGLTWWSLGLIILASLIAGRIVRVDEFVPEVAISAMLVLGVTRVGATAWDRVLETLIGAVVGLLFNFVFVPPVWVGTAGESIQDLARRMRRLLLSMGEQVSSPTPVERAAARLHEARRLDNDIAEVDAALRQAEDSVRFNPRVKEGLLHRVVLRTGLDTLEICAVVLRVLARTLTDLAKERRNEDLFPPEVGVAIEELLAHVADTLVSFAVLVTTQVSESAEAAESRLAGELAAAGAKRQEVAELLLEGIQRHPRQWQLQGALLAEIDRILDELDTDHRTQRLMEELDRSVREQHERHPRLSALRQWLRGKRPRRAADRLPGP, from the coding sequence GTGCGTGATGTCCGTGAATCACTGAGAGAGCTGCCGGCCGAGCTCGTCAGCCGGCGCCGGGACCCCGCCGTCGTCCAGACTGTGCGGTCGACCGCGGCCGCGACGCTCGCCTATGTCGTCGCCCTGCAGCTGAGCAGCGAACCTGCGCCCCTCACCGCTCCCCTCACCGCGCTGCTCGTCGTCCAGGTCACTCTCTACTCCACGCTCACGACAGGCATCCGCCGGGTGAACTCGGTCGTCGCCGGGGTGCTGATCGCCGTCGGTTTCAGCGAGCTCGTCGGACTGACGTGGTGGAGCCTCGGTCTGATCATCCTGGCTTCTCTGATCGCGGGGCGAATCGTCCGTGTGGACGAGTTCGTCCCGGAGGTCGCGATCAGCGCCATGCTCGTTCTTGGCGTGACCCGGGTGGGGGCCACCGCCTGGGACCGGGTCCTGGAGACGCTGATCGGCGCGGTGGTGGGGCTCTTGTTCAACTTCGTGTTCGTGCCCCCGGTTTGGGTCGGCACCGCCGGGGAGTCCATCCAGGATCTGGCCCGTCGCATGCGCCGACTGCTCCTGAGCATGGGTGAGCAGGTGAGCAGCCCGACCCCCGTCGAACGTGCCGCCGCCCGGCTGCACGAAGCGCGTCGCCTCGACAATGACATCGCCGAGGTGGACGCGGCGCTCCGCCAGGCGGAGGACAGCGTCCGGTTCAACCCGCGGGTCAAGGAAGGGCTGCTGCATCGCGTCGTCCTGCGCACCGGGCTCGACACCCTTGAGATCTGCGCGGTGGTTCTGCGCGTACTGGCCCGGACGCTCACCGATCTCGCCAAGGAACGCAGGAACGAAGACCTGTTCCCGCCGGAGGTGGGGGTCGCCATCGAGGAACTGCTGGCCCATGTGGCGGACACCCTCGTGAGCTTCGCGGTACTGGTCACCACGCAGGTGAGCGAGAGCGCCGAGGCGGCGGAGTCCCGGCTGGCGGGAGAGCTCGCCGCGGCCGGCGCGAAGCGTCAGGAGGTGGCGGAGCTGCTGCTCGAAGGCATCCAGCGGCACCCCCGCCAGTGGCAGCTTCAAGGCGCACTGCTCGCGGAGATCGACCGGATCCTGGACGAGCTGGATACGGACCATCGCACCCAGCGCCTGATGGAGGAGCTGGACCGCAGCGTACGCGAGCAGCACGAACGCCACCCCAGGCTTTCGGCACTCCGCCAATGGCTGCGGGGCAAGCGTCCCCGACGGGCCGCCGACCGCTTACCGGGCCCCTGA